ACATAATTTATAACCccacaaatatacatatatgaaataaatagataaaaatggATATTAATGGATTAAGTAGATGACATTATCGGTTATATTGGATTTAGTTTTGGAAAACTAGgttatcttttatttattcagCTGACAAAACAGCTGAAGATCGATTGGAATAGCTACGTTCTTACTTTGATTTACTCATCAAGAACTGCATAATGTTTGGAATGATTTTGTGTTTGCTGTTGAATCACGTAATATCAGTGTCAGGTAACACTGTTTATGGACCAGAGTGTCACATCTCCGGAAACGTTACAGACTGCAGCAGTCAAAATCTTACTTACATTCCGAAACTGAGCAACCAAACAAAGCAACTGATATTTGATTACAACCTTTTGCCAAATGTTACTCAAGGAACGTTTAGTAATATAAGCAGGCTTGATCTTATGTTAGATTTATCTTTTTGTTATGACCATATAACATTCTTATCGCCAAATTCCTTTCACATATTCACTTATTTGAAGTACTTGGATTTGTCTGGAAATAAGATAAATGTTGATGACTTGGCTGCATTTCTgacagaaacagaaagaaacaatCATCTCAAATTTCTGAAGTTGAACAATGTTAGCTTAGAGATGGATCcagataaaacattttcttgATACAAGAAACAAAGCTAGATACTCTGTATCTGATGTCAAATGGTATAAGAAGCCTTTCTAAGATGGTTCTGCAGCTTTAGAATACATTGCTCCTTCTCACCCTCGATAGCAACCTTCTTGTTGAGTTAGAACTTCCGGTGTTTGAAAAGACTAAAAGAACTACGAGTAAACCACAATCGTCTTCGTGGTATGCCAGATTTCTGTCTGAATAAAAGTAGTTCTGAAACAGCAGTTGGAAGCTTAACTCGATTGCACCTTAGTTATAACTAAATCAGTGTTCTAAGCAGCAAAAGTTTTAAGTGTTTACCAAAGTTAACACAACTTAAAGTAAAAGGAAATATAATCTCCTTGTTACCTAACGAACTGTTTTCTTCAGTAAAATATATTGAACTTTTTGATGTAAGTTTGAATACCGGGCATCACGCTCGCATTGAACCACGTGCGTTATGGTCAAAAACTCTTCGATCCTTGACTATGGGGTTCGATGGATCAGCTAAGTCTATATTTGATTCAATAGAAGACACCTTCAGGAATTTACCTAGGCTAGAGGGACTGAGTATCAGCCACATTAATATGCTAAACCTGACAGACAAAGCAATTTCAACTCTCTTTTTGCCTTTACCTGGCTTGAAACATTTTGAGTGTTATAGTTGTCGGATATCGCAGGATCCTAgtatatttctaaaaaataaatcCCTTTTGGAACACATCAGTTTACAGGCGAATTTTATTGAAACAATCAGTGATTCTACATTCAGGAACAAACCAtacttaaaatacttaaatttaggCATGAATAAACTAAATCATTTGAAAAAGTCGTCTTTGTCAGACGAATTTCTAAATAGTTTGGACACGTTAGATCTATCCGGGAATCCATACACGTGTGACTGTGACTTAGTATGGTTCATAACATGGCTAAAAAATAAACATCACACAAACATTAAACATTTTCCGAACATGTATTTATGCACTTACCCAGGAGCTATGTCGGGAAAGAAATTGACGAAAATACACTTTTCGTACCGGCAATGCCACCCATTTAGTACACTAGAATGGACGGGCATGATTGGTGGGCCTTGTCTGGTACTATTAGCGTTTGTTTCATTCCTTTTATATCGAAATAGGTGGAATATCAAACACTACATATATCTCATCAGAAAACGAAGGAAATATATGCGTGTGGATGGAAATAATTTCGTATACGATGCTTTTGTTTCATACAACGAAGAAGACTCACGATGGGTTCGAGAATACCTAATTCCATTCTTAGAGGAGCAGCACAACTTGAAGCTGTGTATACATGAGAGAGACTTTCAAGCAGGAGTCTTCATCAATGATAACATTGTAAACTGCATAGATGAAAGTAAAAAGATCTTAGTGATCCTTTCGAATTCATTCTCGACAAGCGGCTGGTGCATGTTTGAACTGAAAGTTGCGCACTCAAAACATATTGAGGACGAGACAGAGTTAGTTGTTATCATGCTTGAAAAGATACATGGTCGAAATATGAATGAATCTATGCGGGTTCTGCTGGGGACAACCACATACCTAGAATGGACAGAAGATCATGTTGGCCAggctttgttttttaataaactgaaagATTCAATGGGGGTTTAGtgaaaacattgataaaatgaCACTTCTTTGAAACTAAAGTTGTATGCACTTTATTATACTTGAATTGTAACAAGATTAGATAGCAGCAGAACGGTCTTAATTTGTTTCTGTATTTCTGTaatctaaatataataaaaaatagtagTACCTATAACAGTGCAAGTGGACACTAAATAAGATAGTTATGCTGATTGACGTAGAAGTATGTACCAGTTCGACTGTTATATGTAGTAGAATTAACGAGTTTGGCTGATTAATGTACACGTGTTTACGAGTTACGCTGGTTACTGTAAAAGTAAAGTTACCAGATAAAGTGTTTTACGAATTCTGCTGATTAATGTAGACGTGTGCATgtaaattttgtcattaattctCGTGTGCTTAAATTATCAAAcagatgaaaataattttcacGTCAGTCCTTTTACTCATCCTTCCTGCATTCTTGGGGTCTTGCTATTCGTGATCTACATGTCAGCTTAATATGCTGTTTAGATTAAGTAAAATTGCAGAATCAATGGCACTTTTTGTGGCAAAGTATTTCCTTGCGAGCACATGTTTTAGCAAGGGAAATAGATAAACAGCATACGGACTTAGGTCAAGGGAATACGGTGAGTAATCAACCTGTATAACATGTTTTTGTTCTACTGTATAAGGCACCTGTCATGGATGATCTGTATGCCCTTCAAACCTTTACATAGGCATTTCTTTGGATAGGTTTTTGAAAtctgtaagtattttatttttcaccaAACAAAAAACTGCTCTTAACGTCACTACAGAACTACTATGGATACGACACAGATATCAGACTGTAATGAAATGGAAGTGCTAATCACCTTGGGTGCAAGTGGAAACACCCGAAGGCTTACATTTATCGCCTCGAGGATCGatatgaaaatttcaaagtaacaaCAAATTCTTGTGCTCTTTGTATAAAGATTTTGCGCTTCCTTACCCCTGCAAATACTAGTACACAAAATTAAATGTTTCGCAAAATTAGGTACTAAACAGTATTAAGTTAAAACGGTTCCATTTTGAATATACAGACTATGTCCTCTGATACTTTTGTAATCaaagaaagaatatttaaatGGACTGGACTATAgaacaaaaatgatatttgtttacaattgaagtttggttatattgCGAGTATGAGTCGGGAATCGAAGCCAGGTTGCCTTGCATTTGGAATTGACAAACGCTTtacaattctgaaaaaagtcttcttaagaaatatagcatatgTTCTTTGTTGTTATACGGTCTGGAGGTAAGTCCATTCAATGGATTAATGAATTATTTCTTTGTAAGctcaatatatatatgagccgcgccatgagaaaaccaacatagtgcgtttgcgaccagcatggatccagaccagcctgcacatccgcgcaggctggtctggatccatgctggtcgctttcaaagcctattgcaactagagaaaccgttagcggccagcatggatcctgaccagactgcgcggacgcaaacgcactatgttggttttctcatggcacggctcaattatattgaaaataaagtagttattgtcattttgttcatgAGTGGGGGAGGGGAGTATTTATATCAAATAAGCCTAAAATATTTTACGTAATGTCAGGCAGCGTGTTTATTTGAAACTCGTTATATTAAGAATGATTTTCCCACTTACTTAATGTACTACACCAAATGTCAAGCATGCCTTGAGAAAGAGAAAAATAACGGACTTAGCACTTGTCTAACTTATaagtgtttgaaacaaaaaaaaaaagataaaagatttaTAATTTGTGTATAACATAGAATGTTCAAGTAGTTAATATCCGGCCACGATTACTCctattcatttgataaaaaactGAAATCCCTTTAGCTATATCTATTGTTCCATGTCGAGTTATTCTACAAGTAAATTTTCGTACATTTTAGTGAGTGGTTATGATAATTTTAGACGTTTAAGCTTTGCTAGTTGAGTAAGACCAAACAGCTCTTTCTGGACATTTTCTCTAGCGGACACCCGGGTAAAATGATACTCCATCCTAAGAAAAGAAGAACTTCTGGAAATAACGAACACAATCCAGTCAAGTATTGGCAGCCCCTGTGTAATTAATTtagttcatgagaggttatgaaatgtgtaacagCTCTtgcacgtcccctagcaccggctttagagGAACACTATTGTATGAATACATAGAATGGGATCGAATTATCCATAATCAAGCCAAAAGGGTACAATTCATTACGGAGCGTTGGAtagcaagtaatttgaaaataagCGCACTTAAGTACTCGATCACTGAGACCAATCTTACATTTGCGCTCCTTTTGAGACTACCCAAGATACCAAAATTGGGTAAGGATATATTCGTACATTTGATGTACTAACATAATATTTCGTTTACATTTTGATAGGCATTTGCtagtaaataatgttttgttgatTAGTTTCAATTACTTACCAAAAGCGCCTTTACAGATTCGATACCTATCTATCACGAGCTCTTGAATACAAGTATCACACTTTAAATATTCAATACCCAAAACCTCCATAACCTTTAAGATCTGAGTATAACATTAAATAGTTTCTTCTGCGAAACTATACATCTTTACATCCACACAGTTTtcattaactttcttatttataCGTAGATTCACACAAAATTCATTTTCATCGGCGCAAtacttgcgtgtatcagtgctaaacactgggcacgttaaagaaccaagctgtctattcgcaacgagctaggctaagttagccggacaagcctgtatctgatttctgatctctctgtcgtgggggctttgtctcactctgtgcctctggtcagatcgctctgtgtctgtactagtagaggatgaattatgcgccctctGTGACTGCATTTaaactatgtaaagcgcatttgaacgtgaaattgatcgtgaaaagggcgctatataaatctggtataataataataatattgcatCTTTAAGGATACGGCATATTCTGTGAACATGAATAGAAGATACACGAAATTAAAACGTTATTACCAGTATTGATAACCCATTTAGAGAAGATATTACTTACAAAAGACGGTGTTTCTCTTTCACTTTGTTAATGATTGTAAAGACAAAGGTGCTGTCACAATTTTCGGTGTTTCtcttgaaaaagaaatgtatgttttacttGTACAATATCGTGAAGAAACACATCAATGTTTACTCTTCAAATGTTAGTGCAGAATGTTGTCACTTAATAGCTAATATCTgatatattaaatgttttcaaaacagtCGGCATGAAATAAATTATAAGAAAACAATACAACTGGGACATGATTACATTGTCTCATCtcacaatattttatcaacagcAAGCATACGAAGTCGCATCATTGTAACTTAATCAGTCCAAGTTTTTTACGAACCTATCACCACCACATTGCACAAGAACAATTACGGCAAGGTATATTGCACCAGTGttcacttgtgaaagatatttccaTTTTATACTGAAACGATTATACTCTATGTAAGAATGTAATTAcaacaaatgagccgtgtcatgaggaaaccaacatagtggctttgcgaccagcatggatcaagaccagcctgcgcatccgcgcagtctggtcaggatccatgctgttcgctttcaaagcctattggaattagagaaactgttagcgaacagcatggatcctgaccagactgcacgggtgcgcaggctggtctggatccatgctggtcgcaaactcactatgttggttttcaaatggcacggctcatataaagtgTTTCAGGAAAGCTCATGTCTTGGACAATGGGATATTGCCATGTTTTGCTGTCTctccatgttaacatttgacctctaagtgtgaccttgaccttggagctaggggtctgggtcttgcgcatgacacatcgtctcattattgggaacgataatgccaagtaatttcaaaaccccttcatggatggcagtcaTAGACTGGACACGAtgtatgacggacggacgaaaggacgcAGTTTATTTCTATGTCccccttttttcttcgaaaaggcGGGGGACAATAACCTATATCTCTGCAACTTCTAAACAAATTATATGGCGACGAGTTGTAAAAAAATAACCTTGAAGTcacatatatgtttgtttgtttgtttgttttggatttagcgccgtttttcaacactatttcagttacgtaacggcgggaagttaacctaaccagtgttcctggattccctaccagtacaaacctgttctccgaaagtaactgccaagttCCCCATATGAATCAAAGATGGCAaaggaatgatttcagacacaatgttttttatcaaatcgtcacggagaacatacgcctcgcacgAGGATCGAGCTCACGTAGATCTGCGCactccctgttgagctaagcgggcgggttcacATATATGTGGTGCCCAGTTCAAACTTCTGTACATTCTGtacattttataatcatttgttGACAATATGTCATGAGAACTTATTTTTAATCGATTTGCTTATCATCTattcacaaatgtaatatatggaaCCGTTATGTCTTTATATGGTACCAACTTTTCATTTcatgcattcaaaatgtaattatatggaattccaaaaagGGTCCCAAAAAAGCAGAATCGCTTTCATATAATACATTTAAAGGGAAACGGTTccataaattacattttgaatgcatataaagggaaatcgaatctatataataatgtgttgctatcatataatgataagttggttccatataaagacagAACGGTTCCATTTATCACATtttgaatgcataaagggaaatcaaatctatataataatgttttgctttaaaataatgaaaagttgGTTCAATATAAAGACGAAACGGTTCCATATAttgcattttccaatttatataatgtacaaatgaACCTATATCTTCTTAAAACGAATGAATAACTTGAAAAATGCCCATATGAGACAGCGACGACGTTCCATAGTATGAATTATCAGTCATCGATATTTGATATATCGAAGGCAAACAAATCATTTAGATGTGGTATTGTCAATTCAAAAGATTTAATAATAGCATATTCAGCATTTGAATATGCACAGATTCCTATATAACACCTGACTACTCATATGTTATCAAGTTTAAGAATAGTTTTCACCGTTTTTACTGTATAGTAATATATTCAAGACGTTTGAAATGGACAGTCGTTTGTATAAATGGACAATGGTTTTCCTCCGTTGCAAAATGAATAGTTTTTGACAAGGCCAACATTTATGGGACTCATTTACAAAGCAAATCTATAGCATTTCAACATAAGtacttttttttaagttaaatacttttttaagttttgacGACATTACTGATGTACGTCACCTGTAAACTACGTCATAATGGCTCACGTTTCTCTATTATGTTCAAAACTGTGtcatcaaaaacaatattttagcaTGTAAGTAACTtgagtggtgtttttgccactgaccgttccaaggcggtgccccactgtgttcctttgtttgttcgttttgtccttgtgtgtttactttgtgtgcgcgcatgtgtgtatgcttattgttcgtcttgtccttatgtgttggctttgagtgtgtgtgtgtgtgtgtgtgtgtgtgtgtgtgtgtgtgtgtgttgttcgttttgtcctgatgtgtaagctttgagtgtgagtgtggtgcacgcgtttgcgtgctggggggttcgttttgaggaggctgcgcttttggtgcgtggcactccctgtttgatatttttctttgttttgatataaGCTTCCCTTGTTTATTTTGTAGATGTCAGGAAattgttgctatatttcttaacttAAAGACGGCTTTCAGACTTAATCAATGGCATATGACATAGGGAGAGcttcatttcattgttttattccaCGATTGTTCCAAATTTTATTATCGCCATTCTTAGATATACAAGtacaaaattattctgaaaattGTAATTACATTATAAATAAGGCGACATATAGGTCCATTGGGCcgggtgtaaatttcatgtttcttgtttgtaagtatCATATCATTATTGTTACACATGTCACTATCATAAATAGATTTCTCATCTCATCTCATCTCATCTCATCTCATcttattatcttatcttatcttatcttattatcTGTTATGGAAACAAGTTTTTTCCATTTCAAATTGAAAAGCGTGTGTAGCTATATTTAACGACCGTTAAGTACGTATTCCTCcttggtgtattggtcaagaaagCAGGAACATTTCATTTCCGCGGCGGTCCATGTTCGATTCCCAACTTGTGCATGCTTTATTCtcgatttttcatttttagatagtttagaaacaaaaagcttctgttctaatgttcataacatGAAGAATCGTTTAGCCAAAACCTGAAGGCCATTGCCTTTAAAGTTATGACTATTCTATCTGAGAGTTACAGTGTTTATCActttatattttgaatatattccaatatctataaaatacaaatgtaaaattagaagttatattgaaattaagACTATACACATTTGAAACACTTTTAGTCAAAGTGCAGTTGattacaaagttttataaaatacagCAAAATCTCTACGTAATAGAATACTTGTTCTAAAATAAACCTCAACCAGAATGTACCGAAATTATcacaaaatgttgcttaaatgaaatttaacaaCCGTTTTGCAACCTTTTGTGCGGATTTAATACCTATTTGgaatataaactgttaaaaataaGTAATCGGAAACACAACAACATACAAGTCACAAATaaagcatttttatataaaacgatCTATTTATGAGCTTGTCATACCAGGGTTCAATATTTAGGTAACTAAATGTTATTAGATATGTCACGCAATGGTTAACgtttatcttttcaaaatttgtatGAGACCCTCAATATATTATGTGTCACTGAGACATAGATTTGAATGTTACTTGATGCATAGCTACCACGCGTAATAATTTTTAGGGTTGAAAACAAGACCAATAGTTCTATCTGAGAGAAGTTTTATACTAATAATGGAGCGAATTTCtcttaatattttgattttttttcttttttcttcaatcGTCTTTTCATATTCCACGGACCCTAGTATTTTAACTACTTTAGGAGAAATCATTGGGACAACGACAACCTTGCCATTGGAAGTATAACCATGTAAGGATGTACACCAATACTTTGGTATTCCATTTCCTCAACCACCAGTGGGTGAGAGGCGATTTCTTAAACCGGAAGCAACAAATAACTTAACCGCAGTGTTTTATGCCCAAACCCCAGGCGCCGTGTGCCCACAAATTCCTACATCGTTTGATGGGACGACAGTTAATATCAGCGAAGACTGTTTGTATCTAAACATTACTGCCGACAAAACATCTGGACATGCTGTAATGGTATAGATTCATGGAGGTGGATTCTTTGAGGGAGCTGGGAGTCGTTATGATGGTAGTTTTATTGCCGCAGCCGGAAACGTTATTGTTGTAACTATCAACTACAGACTTGGTGTGTTTGGGTTTCTTAGCACTGGTGATCACAATGCTCCTGGAAACGCCGGTCTTTGGGATCAACATATGGCTTTGCAGTGGGTTCATGACCATATAAGTAGATTTGGTGGAGATAAAGAAAGAGTAAGTATTGGTGGGGATTCCGCTGGTGCAATGAGTGCTATTCAACATGGTCTGGACACCCAGAATAATGGACTGTTCCAGAGGATCATTGCGCAAAGTGGCAGCATGTCCATGCCGGTTCAAAAGTTAGAAAGGGACGTGCTGAAGGACGCAAAAGCTATGGCAAAAAGTTTAGGGTGTGAAACTGATGCGATGAAAGAACTGATGCTCTGCCTAAGGGACAAACCTGTAAATGACTATTTATCAGCAGTAAAACGGCTTGGTTATACAGTGAATTTTGGTCCTGCTATAGACGATGATTTAATCAAAATCAATCCAAAACACATTGCAAAGATGTCAGAAAGTCAAAGCTTGAAAGTAGTAGATTTCTTTCGACCGATGGATATTCTAAGTGGCTTTAACGCTTATGAAGGtgtattgtttttgccttttGTGATACCACTGGATAAAATAGAAGACTTGAAGCCAACAGGTGAGAATATGACATCACATTACGTTCATTCTGCgttaaattataaatacaaaaagcATTTCAAATCTGAAATTTCATCAAGTCCGGGTGAGTCGTTTATTATTTCAACAAGGTATTCGAACTCGTGTAACAAAAATACCGCAATGAATTTTACGTTTTAACACTATAAAGTagctttaaaattttgttttacttgaaGTCATGTATCAATACTTGTCACAAAAGCTGACAAATATACGAGACAGAAAAGTCCACAGTATTTCTTTGTCAGTTCTTGAAGCAAGTGGAAGCACCGTTTCCAACCGGTAATGCCGATTTACGATAATTAAGCCTAATGTGAGTTAACAGTAGCGCTAAATGGCAATAAGTTAAATGGTGAAATCAGCAGCGGAGCGAGAGTCAGGTAAGATAAGCTTTTTGGACAACCAAGCTTTCTAAATATTACTCTCAATCACATGccattttctattttcaagaGTAAACTGGGCGTAGATTGCTTTCCGCACACAGGTATATGAAGCGACAGAAAATACAcgttatatttaaaatgtatatacatttgaACTCGGAAGTTTAGCTGACGGGCGACCGCACAGTCATTTTTACCATTTGTCAGTGTTTCTCTACAAAAAATATCGACTGAGATATTTCTGTTATgctttataatttaaaaacacaCAGAGTAAACAGTAAAAAGCAATGGAAACACTCGTCAACGTCTGTTCTCGCGAATGTTTGCAGAAACAGCCCTGGTAGTGTTACTCTTTCTCAACATTATGTATTtaggtttttcttttaattctttatGTTTACTCCAAAACTGGATGGATTTCTTACCTGAGAGTCGTTCCATGCGGATGTCACCATTTAATTTACCGCGTTTTAGAGTTATAGGCGTTATTACCGTTAACCGGCGTTACCGGTTGAACACGGTGGATATTGTACATTTGCGCTGCAATTTAGACACGGTTTGAACAATGTTAAGCAACATCGGGTTAAAACTTGCCAGTTAAATATGTTTAGATGAGATCAAAAGTATCATTACAACGAGCCTCACAGTTGATGACTTAACTATTTTCATGCAGCAGAAGGTCTTATAGTTTTACTCCTCTTCTTGTACGTATTTCCTCGTTGTGTGTCAACAATTCGTCACCAACTAAGAACTTTTTTCATGCATGATGGGATTTCAAGAATAATTTTGCAGAAAGACAACCAAAACCAGATGATGGGTATCGTCGAAAACCAAGACACttgctcaaatgtcaaggtcttAACTTAGAAGTCAAATATTTAATGTTGTTTCTGGTATATTCTACAAATGTTTGTACATACATGAATATCCAAATAATCTGacttaaggtaatatgcgccacctaacgaaagtcaacggaccgttatgaaattttgccgaatcaaaattgattatatttccgattgactggtatttttttcatttttctgttattctccattttgctgctgtaaatcttcaaacatgaccactaacgtcattttttcagtagagcgcaaaatgacgtacttgactggTTTTTCGAgtatcgtttttatatacaactaaaaaacggcagaaattctttattttcaagtttatattaaaattatctctccagtgatatataatttgtcatgattatttcaacgtcacatcagaggcaagcgatttatgaacgcaaaatacGTAAAACTGACGTTGAGTTTCGCCCAAAATTTCGCGCAAAAACGCCTATATCTTAAAAACTGTgagatagttttttgaataaatttcaacagaagtacaaaatttcaattgctatcgattccttaaaagaaaaatgggggtcaccgatttagatttcgctctatttaccgttgcg
The sequence above is a segment of the Mercenaria mercenaria strain notata chromosome 3, MADL_Memer_1, whole genome shotgun sequence genome. Coding sequences within it:
- the LOC128555986 gene encoding neuroligin-2-like, whose translation is MYTNTLVFHFLNHQWIHGGGFFEGAGSRYDGSFIAAAGNVIVVTINYRLGVFGFLSTGDHNAPGNAGLWDQHMALQWVHDHISRFGGDKERVSIGGDSAGAMSAIQHGLDTQNNGLFQRIIAQSGSMSMPVQKLERDVLKDAKAMAKSLGCETDAMKELMLCLRDKPVNDYLSAVKRLGYTVNFGPAIDDDLIKINPKHIAKMSESQSLKVVDFFRPMDILSGFNAYEGVLFLPFVIPLDKIEDLKPTEANFWLDVFPDVVEAVRKEDGDCVDPVSSSAAEYPV
- the LOC128555798 gene encoding toll-like receptor 2 type-2, producing the protein MGFDGSAKSIFDSIEDTFRNLPRLEGLSISHINMLNLTDKAISTLFLPLPGLKHFECYSCRISQDPSIFLKNKSLLEHISLQANFIETISDSTFRNKPYLKYLNLGMNKLNHLKKSSLSDEFLNSLDTLDLSGNPYTCDCDLVWFITWLKNKHHTNIKHFPNMYLCTYPGAMSGKKLTKIHFSYRQCHPFSTLEWTGMIGGPCLVLLAFVSFLLYRNRWNIKHYIYLIRKRRKYMRVDGNNFVYDAFVSYNEEDSRWVREYLIPFLEEQHNLKLCIHERDFQAGVFINDNIVNCIDESKKILVILSNSFSTSGWCMFELKVAHSKHIEDETELVVIMLEKIHGRNMNESMRVLLGTTTYLEWTEDHVGQALFFNKLKDSMGV